From Pongo pygmaeus isolate AG05252 chromosome 2, NHGRI_mPonPyg2-v2.0_pri, whole genome shotgun sequence, a single genomic window includes:
- the ZNF852 gene encoding zinc finger protein 852 isoform X1, translated as MVHVRNVQGSYICIHVPCWCAAPTNSSSSIRSGEDELRSFFLTKRGVCITPALLLWSGSAGCGGSLHCRRLDLVPCFSFCSQCTSPVPTLPQVGNSGDQAGATVLRMVRPQDTVAYEDLSEDYTQKKWKGVALSQRALHWNMMLENDRSMTSLAGRNMMESSELTPKQEIFKGSESSNSTSGGFFGVVPGETETGDVCEDTFEELEGQPSNEEGSRLESDFLEITDEDKKKSTKDGYEEYKEVGEHPRLSSSPVEHEGVLKGQKSYRCDECGKAFYWSSHLIGHRRIHTGEKPYECNECGKTFRQTSQLIVHLRTHTGEKPYECSECGKAYRHSSHLIQHQRLHNGEKPYKCNECAKAFNQSSKLFDHQRTHTGEKPYECKECGAAFSRSKNLVRHQVLHTGKKPYKCNECGRAFCSNRNLIDHQRTHTGEKPYKCNECGKAFSRSKCLIRHQSLHTGEKPYKCSECGKAFNQISQLVEHERIHTGEKPFKCSECGKAFGVSKCLIRHQRLHTSEKPYKCNECGKSFNQNSYLIIHQRIHTGEKPYECNECGKVFSYNSSLMVHQRTHTGEKPYKCNSCGKAFSDSSQLTVHQRVHTGEKPYECIECGKAFSQRSTFNHHQRTHAGEKPSGLARSSS; from the exons tgtgcgcaacgtgcagggaagttacatatgtatacatgtgccatgctggtgcgctgcacccaccaactcgtcatctagcattag GAGTGGGGAGGATGAATTGAGATCTTTCTTCCTTACTAAGAGGGGTGTGTGCATCACACCAGCCCTATTGCTGTGGAGTGGATCTGCTGGCTGTGGGGGATCTTTGCATTGCAGGAGGCTGGATCTTGTTCCCTGTTTCTCCTTTTGCT cTCAATGTACTTCTCCAGTTCCTACCCTTCCACAAGTGGGGAACTCAGGAGACCAAGCAGGGGCAACTGTACTTCGGATGGTCAGGCCCCAG GATACTGTGGCGTATGAGGACCTGTCTGAGGACTATACTCAGAAGAAATGGAAAGGTGTCGCACTCAGTCAGAGAGCACTGCACTGGAACATGATGCTGGAAAATGACCGTAGCATGACTTCCTTGG CAGGTAGGAACATGATGGAGAGTTCAGAGCTGACTCCGAAGCAGGAAATTTTTAAAGGATCAGAGTCATCTAATAGTACATCAGGGGGATTCTTTGGGGTGGTTCCTGGGGAAACAGAGACTGGAGATGTTTGTGAAGATACCTTCGAAGAGTTAGAAGGACAACCCTCAAATGAAGAAGGGAGCAGACTAGAAAGTGATTTCTTGGAAATAACAGATGAGGATAAGAAAAAATCCACAAAAGACGGATATGAGGAATATAAGGAAGTTGGGGAACATCCACGTCTGTCTTCCAGTCCTGTTGAACATGAAGGAGTTTTAAAGGGACAGAAATCCTATCGATGTGacgaatgtggcaaagctttttaTTGGAGTTCACACCTCATTGGTCATCGGAGaatccacactggagagaaaccctatgagtgtAATGAGTGTGGGAAGACCTTCAGGCAAACCTCCCAGCTCATTGTTCATCTCAGAACCCACACAGgggaaaaaccctatgaatgcaGTGAGTGTGGAAAGGCCTATAGGCACAGCTCCCATCTCATTCAACACCAGAGACTCCATAATGGggagaaaccctataaatgtaatgaatgtgcaAAAGCTTTTAATCAGAGCTCCAAACTCTTCGACCACCAGAGAACCCATACTGGggagaaaccttatgaatgtaagGAGTGTGGGGCAGCCTTTAGTCGGAGTAAAAATCTTGTTCGACATCAGGTTCTGCACACTGGTAAGAAACCTTAtaagtgtaatgaatgtgggagaGCATTCTGTTCCAATAGAAATCTCATTGACCATCAGAGAACCCACACTGGGGAGAAGCCttataaatgtaatgaatgtggcaaagccttcagTCGGAGTAAATGTCTTATTCGACATCAGAGCCTCCACACTGGGGAAAAGCCATACAAATGtagtgaatgtgggaaagccttcaatCAGATCTCTCAACTTGTTGAACATGAgcgaattcatactggagaaaaaccatTTAAGTGTAGTGAGTGTGGTAAGGCATTCGGTGTGAGTAAATGTCTTATTCGGCACCAGAGACTTCACACAAGTGAAAAGCCCTATAAATGCAATGAGTGTGGAAAATCCTTCAATCAAAACTCATACCTCATTATACaccagagaattcacactggtgagaaaccctatgaatgtaatgagTGTGGGAAGGTCTTCAGTTATAATTCTAGTCTTATGGTACATCAGAGAACCCATACTGGGGAAAAACCCTATAAATGCAATAGttgtgggaaagcctttagtGACAGCTCACAGCTTACTGTGCACCAGAGAGtccacactggagaaaaaccttatgaatgtattgagtgtgggaaagcctttagtcAGCGTTCCACTTTTAATCACCACCAGCGAACTCATGCTGGAGAGAAGCCCTCAGGTCTGGCTCGGTCATCTTCTTAA
- the ZNF852 gene encoding zinc finger protein 852 isoform X2: MVHVRNVQGSYICIHVPCWCAAPTNSSSSIRSGEDELRSFFLTKRGVCITPALLLWSGSAGCGGSLHCRRLDLVPCFSFCSQCTSPVPTLPQVGNSGDQAGATVLRMVRPQDTVAYEDLSEDYTQKKWKGVALSQRALHWNMMLENDRSMTSLGRNMMESSELTPKQEIFKGSESSNSTSGGFFGVVPGETETGDVCEDTFEELEGQPSNEEGSRLESDFLEITDEDKKKSTKDGYEEYKEVGEHPRLSSSPVEHEGVLKGQKSYRCDECGKAFYWSSHLIGHRRIHTGEKPYECNECGKTFRQTSQLIVHLRTHTGEKPYECSECGKAYRHSSHLIQHQRLHNGEKPYKCNECAKAFNQSSKLFDHQRTHTGEKPYECKECGAAFSRSKNLVRHQVLHTGKKPYKCNECGRAFCSNRNLIDHQRTHTGEKPYKCNECGKAFSRSKCLIRHQSLHTGEKPYKCSECGKAFNQISQLVEHERIHTGEKPFKCSECGKAFGVSKCLIRHQRLHTSEKPYKCNECGKSFNQNSYLIIHQRIHTGEKPYECNECGKVFSYNSSLMVHQRTHTGEKPYKCNSCGKAFSDSSQLTVHQRVHTGEKPYECIECGKAFSQRSTFNHHQRTHAGEKPSGLARSSS; the protein is encoded by the exons tgtgcgcaacgtgcagggaagttacatatgtatacatgtgccatgctggtgcgctgcacccaccaactcgtcatctagcattag GAGTGGGGAGGATGAATTGAGATCTTTCTTCCTTACTAAGAGGGGTGTGTGCATCACACCAGCCCTATTGCTGTGGAGTGGATCTGCTGGCTGTGGGGGATCTTTGCATTGCAGGAGGCTGGATCTTGTTCCCTGTTTCTCCTTTTGCT cTCAATGTACTTCTCCAGTTCCTACCCTTCCACAAGTGGGGAACTCAGGAGACCAAGCAGGGGCAACTGTACTTCGGATGGTCAGGCCCCAG GATACTGTGGCGTATGAGGACCTGTCTGAGGACTATACTCAGAAGAAATGGAAAGGTGTCGCACTCAGTCAGAGAGCACTGCACTGGAACATGATGCTGGAAAATGACCGTAGCATGACTTCCTTGG GTAGGAACATGATGGAGAGTTCAGAGCTGACTCCGAAGCAGGAAATTTTTAAAGGATCAGAGTCATCTAATAGTACATCAGGGGGATTCTTTGGGGTGGTTCCTGGGGAAACAGAGACTGGAGATGTTTGTGAAGATACCTTCGAAGAGTTAGAAGGACAACCCTCAAATGAAGAAGGGAGCAGACTAGAAAGTGATTTCTTGGAAATAACAGATGAGGATAAGAAAAAATCCACAAAAGACGGATATGAGGAATATAAGGAAGTTGGGGAACATCCACGTCTGTCTTCCAGTCCTGTTGAACATGAAGGAGTTTTAAAGGGACAGAAATCCTATCGATGTGacgaatgtggcaaagctttttaTTGGAGTTCACACCTCATTGGTCATCGGAGaatccacactggagagaaaccctatgagtgtAATGAGTGTGGGAAGACCTTCAGGCAAACCTCCCAGCTCATTGTTCATCTCAGAACCCACACAGgggaaaaaccctatgaatgcaGTGAGTGTGGAAAGGCCTATAGGCACAGCTCCCATCTCATTCAACACCAGAGACTCCATAATGGggagaaaccctataaatgtaatgaatgtgcaAAAGCTTTTAATCAGAGCTCCAAACTCTTCGACCACCAGAGAACCCATACTGGggagaaaccttatgaatgtaagGAGTGTGGGGCAGCCTTTAGTCGGAGTAAAAATCTTGTTCGACATCAGGTTCTGCACACTGGTAAGAAACCTTAtaagtgtaatgaatgtgggagaGCATTCTGTTCCAATAGAAATCTCATTGACCATCAGAGAACCCACACTGGGGAGAAGCCttataaatgtaatgaatgtggcaaagccttcagTCGGAGTAAATGTCTTATTCGACATCAGAGCCTCCACACTGGGGAAAAGCCATACAAATGtagtgaatgtgggaaagccttcaatCAGATCTCTCAACTTGTTGAACATGAgcgaattcatactggagaaaaaccatTTAAGTGTAGTGAGTGTGGTAAGGCATTCGGTGTGAGTAAATGTCTTATTCGGCACCAGAGACTTCACACAAGTGAAAAGCCCTATAAATGCAATGAGTGTGGAAAATCCTTCAATCAAAACTCATACCTCATTATACaccagagaattcacactggtgagaaaccctatgaatgtaatgagTGTGGGAAGGTCTTCAGTTATAATTCTAGTCTTATGGTACATCAGAGAACCCATACTGGGGAAAAACCCTATAAATGCAATAGttgtgggaaagcctttagtGACAGCTCACAGCTTACTGTGCACCAGAGAGtccacactggagaaaaaccttatgaatgtattgagtgtgggaaagcctttagtcAGCGTTCCACTTTTAATCACCACCAGCGAACTCATGCTGGAGAGAAGCCCTCAGGTCTGGCTCGGTCATCTTCTTAA
- the ZNF852 gene encoding zinc finger protein 852 isoform X4 translates to MSGEDELRSFFLTKRGVCITPALLLWSGSAGCGGSLHCRRLDLVPCFSFCSQCTSPVPTLPQVGNSGDQAGATVLRMVRPQDTVAYEDLSEDYTQKKWKGVALSQRALHWNMMLENDRSMTSLAGRNMMESSELTPKQEIFKGSESSNSTSGGFFGVVPGETETGDVCEDTFEELEGQPSNEEGSRLESDFLEITDEDKKKSTKDGYEEYKEVGEHPRLSSSPVEHEGVLKGQKSYRCDECGKAFYWSSHLIGHRRIHTGEKPYECNECGKTFRQTSQLIVHLRTHTGEKPYECSECGKAYRHSSHLIQHQRLHNGEKPYKCNECAKAFNQSSKLFDHQRTHTGEKPYECKECGAAFSRSKNLVRHQVLHTGKKPYKCNECGRAFCSNRNLIDHQRTHTGEKPYKCNECGKAFSRSKCLIRHQSLHTGEKPYKCSECGKAFNQISQLVEHERIHTGEKPFKCSECGKAFGVSKCLIRHQRLHTSEKPYKCNECGKSFNQNSYLIIHQRIHTGEKPYECNECGKVFSYNSSLMVHQRTHTGEKPYKCNSCGKAFSDSSQLTVHQRVHTGEKPYECIECGKAFSQRSTFNHHQRTHAGEKPSGLARSSS, encoded by the exons AT GAGTGGGGAGGATGAATTGAGATCTTTCTTCCTTACTAAGAGGGGTGTGTGCATCACACCAGCCCTATTGCTGTGGAGTGGATCTGCTGGCTGTGGGGGATCTTTGCATTGCAGGAGGCTGGATCTTGTTCCCTGTTTCTCCTTTTGCT cTCAATGTACTTCTCCAGTTCCTACCCTTCCACAAGTGGGGAACTCAGGAGACCAAGCAGGGGCAACTGTACTTCGGATGGTCAGGCCCCAG GATACTGTGGCGTATGAGGACCTGTCTGAGGACTATACTCAGAAGAAATGGAAAGGTGTCGCACTCAGTCAGAGAGCACTGCACTGGAACATGATGCTGGAAAATGACCGTAGCATGACTTCCTTGG CAGGTAGGAACATGATGGAGAGTTCAGAGCTGACTCCGAAGCAGGAAATTTTTAAAGGATCAGAGTCATCTAATAGTACATCAGGGGGATTCTTTGGGGTGGTTCCTGGGGAAACAGAGACTGGAGATGTTTGTGAAGATACCTTCGAAGAGTTAGAAGGACAACCCTCAAATGAAGAAGGGAGCAGACTAGAAAGTGATTTCTTGGAAATAACAGATGAGGATAAGAAAAAATCCACAAAAGACGGATATGAGGAATATAAGGAAGTTGGGGAACATCCACGTCTGTCTTCCAGTCCTGTTGAACATGAAGGAGTTTTAAAGGGACAGAAATCCTATCGATGTGacgaatgtggcaaagctttttaTTGGAGTTCACACCTCATTGGTCATCGGAGaatccacactggagagaaaccctatgagtgtAATGAGTGTGGGAAGACCTTCAGGCAAACCTCCCAGCTCATTGTTCATCTCAGAACCCACACAGgggaaaaaccctatgaatgcaGTGAGTGTGGAAAGGCCTATAGGCACAGCTCCCATCTCATTCAACACCAGAGACTCCATAATGGggagaaaccctataaatgtaatgaatgtgcaAAAGCTTTTAATCAGAGCTCCAAACTCTTCGACCACCAGAGAACCCATACTGGggagaaaccttatgaatgtaagGAGTGTGGGGCAGCCTTTAGTCGGAGTAAAAATCTTGTTCGACATCAGGTTCTGCACACTGGTAAGAAACCTTAtaagtgtaatgaatgtgggagaGCATTCTGTTCCAATAGAAATCTCATTGACCATCAGAGAACCCACACTGGGGAGAAGCCttataaatgtaatgaatgtggcaaagccttcagTCGGAGTAAATGTCTTATTCGACATCAGAGCCTCCACACTGGGGAAAAGCCATACAAATGtagtgaatgtgggaaagccttcaatCAGATCTCTCAACTTGTTGAACATGAgcgaattcatactggagaaaaaccatTTAAGTGTAGTGAGTGTGGTAAGGCATTCGGTGTGAGTAAATGTCTTATTCGGCACCAGAGACTTCACACAAGTGAAAAGCCCTATAAATGCAATGAGTGTGGAAAATCCTTCAATCAAAACTCATACCTCATTATACaccagagaattcacactggtgagaaaccctatgaatgtaatgagTGTGGGAAGGTCTTCAGTTATAATTCTAGTCTTATGGTACATCAGAGAACCCATACTGGGGAAAAACCCTATAAATGCAATAGttgtgggaaagcctttagtGACAGCTCACAGCTTACTGTGCACCAGAGAGtccacactggagaaaaaccttatgaatgtattgagtgtgggaaagcctttagtcAGCGTTCCACTTTTAATCACCACCAGCGAACTCATGCTGGAGAGAAGCCCTCAGGTCTGGCTCGGTCATCTTCTTAA
- the ZNF852 gene encoding zinc finger protein 852 isoform X3: MIVSRRRSRSGEDELRSFFLTKRGVCITPALLLWSGSAGCGGSLHCRRLDLVPCFSFCSQCTSPVPTLPQVGNSGDQAGATVLRMVRPQDTVAYEDLSEDYTQKKWKGVALSQRALHWNMMLENDRSMTSLAGRNMMESSELTPKQEIFKGSESSNSTSGGFFGVVPGETETGDVCEDTFEELEGQPSNEEGSRLESDFLEITDEDKKKSTKDGYEEYKEVGEHPRLSSSPVEHEGVLKGQKSYRCDECGKAFYWSSHLIGHRRIHTGEKPYECNECGKTFRQTSQLIVHLRTHTGEKPYECSECGKAYRHSSHLIQHQRLHNGEKPYKCNECAKAFNQSSKLFDHQRTHTGEKPYECKECGAAFSRSKNLVRHQVLHTGKKPYKCNECGRAFCSNRNLIDHQRTHTGEKPYKCNECGKAFSRSKCLIRHQSLHTGEKPYKCSECGKAFNQISQLVEHERIHTGEKPFKCSECGKAFGVSKCLIRHQRLHTSEKPYKCNECGKSFNQNSYLIIHQRIHTGEKPYECNECGKVFSYNSSLMVHQRTHTGEKPYKCNSCGKAFSDSSQLTVHQRVHTGEKPYECIECGKAFSQRSTFNHHQRTHAGEKPSGLARSSS, encoded by the exons GAGTGGGGAGGATGAATTGAGATCTTTCTTCCTTACTAAGAGGGGTGTGTGCATCACACCAGCCCTATTGCTGTGGAGTGGATCTGCTGGCTGTGGGGGATCTTTGCATTGCAGGAGGCTGGATCTTGTTCCCTGTTTCTCCTTTTGCT cTCAATGTACTTCTCCAGTTCCTACCCTTCCACAAGTGGGGAACTCAGGAGACCAAGCAGGGGCAACTGTACTTCGGATGGTCAGGCCCCAG GATACTGTGGCGTATGAGGACCTGTCTGAGGACTATACTCAGAAGAAATGGAAAGGTGTCGCACTCAGTCAGAGAGCACTGCACTGGAACATGATGCTGGAAAATGACCGTAGCATGACTTCCTTGG CAGGTAGGAACATGATGGAGAGTTCAGAGCTGACTCCGAAGCAGGAAATTTTTAAAGGATCAGAGTCATCTAATAGTACATCAGGGGGATTCTTTGGGGTGGTTCCTGGGGAAACAGAGACTGGAGATGTTTGTGAAGATACCTTCGAAGAGTTAGAAGGACAACCCTCAAATGAAGAAGGGAGCAGACTAGAAAGTGATTTCTTGGAAATAACAGATGAGGATAAGAAAAAATCCACAAAAGACGGATATGAGGAATATAAGGAAGTTGGGGAACATCCACGTCTGTCTTCCAGTCCTGTTGAACATGAAGGAGTTTTAAAGGGACAGAAATCCTATCGATGTGacgaatgtggcaaagctttttaTTGGAGTTCACACCTCATTGGTCATCGGAGaatccacactggagagaaaccctatgagtgtAATGAGTGTGGGAAGACCTTCAGGCAAACCTCCCAGCTCATTGTTCATCTCAGAACCCACACAGgggaaaaaccctatgaatgcaGTGAGTGTGGAAAGGCCTATAGGCACAGCTCCCATCTCATTCAACACCAGAGACTCCATAATGGggagaaaccctataaatgtaatgaatgtgcaAAAGCTTTTAATCAGAGCTCCAAACTCTTCGACCACCAGAGAACCCATACTGGggagaaaccttatgaatgtaagGAGTGTGGGGCAGCCTTTAGTCGGAGTAAAAATCTTGTTCGACATCAGGTTCTGCACACTGGTAAGAAACCTTAtaagtgtaatgaatgtgggagaGCATTCTGTTCCAATAGAAATCTCATTGACCATCAGAGAACCCACACTGGGGAGAAGCCttataaatgtaatgaatgtggcaaagccttcagTCGGAGTAAATGTCTTATTCGACATCAGAGCCTCCACACTGGGGAAAAGCCATACAAATGtagtgaatgtgggaaagccttcaatCAGATCTCTCAACTTGTTGAACATGAgcgaattcatactggagaaaaaccatTTAAGTGTAGTGAGTGTGGTAAGGCATTCGGTGTGAGTAAATGTCTTATTCGGCACCAGAGACTTCACACAAGTGAAAAGCCCTATAAATGCAATGAGTGTGGAAAATCCTTCAATCAAAACTCATACCTCATTATACaccagagaattcacactggtgagaaaccctatgaatgtaatgagTGTGGGAAGGTCTTCAGTTATAATTCTAGTCTTATGGTACATCAGAGAACCCATACTGGGGAAAAACCCTATAAATGCAATAGttgtgggaaagcctttagtGACAGCTCACAGCTTACTGTGCACCAGAGAGtccacactggagaaaaaccttatgaatgtattgagtgtgggaaagcctttagtcAGCGTTCCACTTTTAATCACCACCAGCGAACTCATGCTGGAGAGAAGCCCTCAGGTCTGGCTCGGTCATCTTCTTAA
- the ZNF852 gene encoding zinc finger protein 852 isoform X5 produces the protein MVRPQDTVAYEDLSEDYTQKKWKGVALSQRALHWNMMLENDRSMTSLAGRNMMESSELTPKQEIFKGSESSNSTSGGFFGVVPGETETGDVCEDTFEELEGQPSNEEGSRLESDFLEITDEDKKKSTKDGYEEYKEVGEHPRLSSSPVEHEGVLKGQKSYRCDECGKAFYWSSHLIGHRRIHTGEKPYECNECGKTFRQTSQLIVHLRTHTGEKPYECSECGKAYRHSSHLIQHQRLHNGEKPYKCNECAKAFNQSSKLFDHQRTHTGEKPYECKECGAAFSRSKNLVRHQVLHTGKKPYKCNECGRAFCSNRNLIDHQRTHTGEKPYKCNECGKAFSRSKCLIRHQSLHTGEKPYKCSECGKAFNQISQLVEHERIHTGEKPFKCSECGKAFGVSKCLIRHQRLHTSEKPYKCNECGKSFNQNSYLIIHQRIHTGEKPYECNECGKVFSYNSSLMVHQRTHTGEKPYKCNSCGKAFSDSSQLTVHQRVHTGEKPYECIECGKAFSQRSTFNHHQRTHAGEKPSGLARSSS, from the exons ATGGTCAGGCCCCAG GATACTGTGGCGTATGAGGACCTGTCTGAGGACTATACTCAGAAGAAATGGAAAGGTGTCGCACTCAGTCAGAGAGCACTGCACTGGAACATGATGCTGGAAAATGACCGTAGCATGACTTCCTTGG CAGGTAGGAACATGATGGAGAGTTCAGAGCTGACTCCGAAGCAGGAAATTTTTAAAGGATCAGAGTCATCTAATAGTACATCAGGGGGATTCTTTGGGGTGGTTCCTGGGGAAACAGAGACTGGAGATGTTTGTGAAGATACCTTCGAAGAGTTAGAAGGACAACCCTCAAATGAAGAAGGGAGCAGACTAGAAAGTGATTTCTTGGAAATAACAGATGAGGATAAGAAAAAATCCACAAAAGACGGATATGAGGAATATAAGGAAGTTGGGGAACATCCACGTCTGTCTTCCAGTCCTGTTGAACATGAAGGAGTTTTAAAGGGACAGAAATCCTATCGATGTGacgaatgtggcaaagctttttaTTGGAGTTCACACCTCATTGGTCATCGGAGaatccacactggagagaaaccctatgagtgtAATGAGTGTGGGAAGACCTTCAGGCAAACCTCCCAGCTCATTGTTCATCTCAGAACCCACACAGgggaaaaaccctatgaatgcaGTGAGTGTGGAAAGGCCTATAGGCACAGCTCCCATCTCATTCAACACCAGAGACTCCATAATGGggagaaaccctataaatgtaatgaatgtgcaAAAGCTTTTAATCAGAGCTCCAAACTCTTCGACCACCAGAGAACCCATACTGGggagaaaccttatgaatgtaagGAGTGTGGGGCAGCCTTTAGTCGGAGTAAAAATCTTGTTCGACATCAGGTTCTGCACACTGGTAAGAAACCTTAtaagtgtaatgaatgtgggagaGCATTCTGTTCCAATAGAAATCTCATTGACCATCAGAGAACCCACACTGGGGAGAAGCCttataaatgtaatgaatgtggcaaagccttcagTCGGAGTAAATGTCTTATTCGACATCAGAGCCTCCACACTGGGGAAAAGCCATACAAATGtagtgaatgtgggaaagccttcaatCAGATCTCTCAACTTGTTGAACATGAgcgaattcatactggagaaaaaccatTTAAGTGTAGTGAGTGTGGTAAGGCATTCGGTGTGAGTAAATGTCTTATTCGGCACCAGAGACTTCACACAAGTGAAAAGCCCTATAAATGCAATGAGTGTGGAAAATCCTTCAATCAAAACTCATACCTCATTATACaccagagaattcacactggtgagaaaccctatgaatgtaatgagTGTGGGAAGGTCTTCAGTTATAATTCTAGTCTTATGGTACATCAGAGAACCCATACTGGGGAAAAACCCTATAAATGCAATAGttgtgggaaagcctttagtGACAGCTCACAGCTTACTGTGCACCAGAGAGtccacactggagaaaaaccttatgaatgtattgagtgtgggaaagcctttagtcAGCGTTCCACTTTTAATCACCACCAGCGAACTCATGCTGGAGAGAAGCCCTCAGGTCTGGCTCGGTCATCTTCTTAA